The genomic DNA GACGATCGCTCGTGCCGCGCGCACGATCTGCTCGCGGGCGAGATCGAAGTCGGCTGACGGCGGATCGGTGCGCAGGCCGCGCGTGCTCCACAGCTTCTTGAACTCGGGGTACTCGGCGCCGCACAGCTCGTAGGTGCTGAACAGTTTCAGCCGCGGGCCGGGCGCAATGCCGACCGCCTCCAAGTGCGCGGGGGTGAGCGATTGCGGAAAGCCGGTCAACACCGCCACCGCGCGCTTCGAGCCGATCAGCGCCTGCGCCCACGGCACCTGCAGCAGGCTCGACATGAACACCGGCACCGACACCGCGTCGGCGATGCGGCGCTGGAAGTAGCAGAAGAAACCGCACTCGGCCGCGATCGCCCGGCAGCCGAGCCGCTCCAGCCGCCGGGCCGAGGCGAGGATCGCCTCGTAGCAGCTGTCGCGGTCGGGATGATCGGGGTCGACGAGCCGGAAGATGTCGACGCCCTCGGCGATGTCGTACTGCACGGGGAAGGGCCACGCGGACGCATTGCGCACGTCGCCCGGAAACCCCGGATAGACGTCGTCGAGCAGGATGATGCCAAGCCCCATGCCATACGCGCGCCGGTCGGGGCGGGCGACGATGCGAGACGGTGTCGGCAGGTTCGGTGCCGTACCGGCAAAGGGGTGGGGCATTGGTGGCTTTCCTAGGTGACTGTATCCCTCTCTGTTGCCGAGCCTACAGGATGGGCGTGGCTGGCGACAGCAAGTGCGGTGGCAGGGTAA from Pirellulales bacterium includes the following:
- a CDS encoding aspartate/glutamate racemase family protein codes for the protein MPHPFAGTAPNLPTPSRIVARPDRRAYGMGLGIILLDDVYPGFPGDVRNASAWPFPVQYDIAEGVDIFRLVDPDHPDRDSCYEAILASARRLERLGCRAIAAECGFFCYFQRRIADAVSVPVFMSSLLQVPWAQALIGSKRAVAVLTGFPQSLTPAHLEAVGIAPGPRLKLFSTYELCGAEYPEFKKLWSTRGLRTDPPSADFDLAREQIVRAARAIVDGNPDIGALVLECTGYPPFASAIQAEIDLPVLSWGTLLDYAFGVVVHRRYRGHV